One genomic window of Acomys russatus chromosome 29, mAcoRus1.1, whole genome shotgun sequence includes the following:
- the Bsdc1 gene encoding BSD domain-containing protein 1, producing MAEGEDVGWWRSWLQQSYQAVKEKSTEALEFMKRDLTEFTQVVQHDTACTIAATASVVKEKLATEGSSGATEKMKKGLSDFLGVISDTFAPSPDKTIDCDVITLMGTPSGTAEPYDGTKARLYSLQSDPATYCNEPDGPPELFDAWLSQFCLEEKKGEISELLVGSPSIRALYTKMVPAAVSHSEFWHRYFYKVHQLEQEQARRDALKQRADQSISEEPGWEEEEEELEGIAPSPEETKIPKETKTSTSPKDGPGPQSPCEETPLEPPAEVTPSESSESISLVTQIANPAAAPEAPVLPKDLSQKLLEASLEEQSLPEDEGETGPPPPVPSKSLTPAGRASGPEPRPPARVETLREEVPTDLRVFELNSDSGKSTPSNNGKKGSSTDISEDWEKDFDLDMTEEEVQMALSKVDASDELEDAEWEDWE from the exons ATGGCGGAAGG GGAGGACGTGGGATGGTGGCGGAGCTGGCTGCAGCAGAGCTACCAGGCAGTCAAAGAGAAG TCCACCGAGGCTCTGGAGTTCATGAAGCGGGACCTGACAGAATTTACTCAGGTGGTACAGCATGACACGGCCTGCACCATAGCCGCCACGGCCAGTGTGGTCAAGGAGAAGCTAGCG ACCGAAGGCTCCTCAGGGGCAACagaaaaaatgaagaagggaTTATCTGACTTCTTAGGGGTCATCTCAGACACTTTTGCCCCCTCACCAGACAAAACCATCGACTGTGATGTCATCACCCTGATGGGCACACCCTCTGGCACAGCTGAGCCATATGATGGCACCAAG GCTCGCCTCTACAGTCTGCAGTCAGACCCAGCAACATACTGCAATGAACCGGATG GGCCCCCGGAACTGTTTGACGCCTGGCTTTCCCAGTTCTGcttggaggagaagaagggggagatCTCAGAGCTCCTTGTAGGCAGCCCCTCCATCCGGGCCCTCTACACCAAGATG gttccagcagctgtTTCCCACTCAGAATTCTGGCATCGGTATTTCTATAAAGTCCACCAACTTGAACAG GAGCAGGCCCGGAGAGACGCCCTGAAACAGCGGGCAGACCAGAGCATCTCTGAAGAGCctggctgggaggaggaagaag AGGAGCTTGAAGGAATTGCACCATCTCCAGAAGAGACAAAGATTCCAAAAGAGACCAAAACTTCCACATCCCCTAAAGATGGGCCTGGGCCCCAGAGCCCTTGTGAAGAGACTCCATTGGAGCCCCCTGCAGAGGTGACCCCATCAGAGAGCAGCGAAAGCATCTCCCTCGTGACACAGATTGCCAACCCTGCTGCTGCACCCGAGGCACCAGTGCTGCCCAAAGACCTGTCCCAAAAGTTGCTTGAAGcgtctttggaagaacagagtcTGCCTGAGGATGAGGGTGAAActggacccccacccccagttccctCCAAGTCACTAACTCCTGCAGGCCGAGCCAGTGGCCCAGAGCCCAGGCCTCCAGCCAGAGTAGAGACCCTGAGAGAGGAGGTACCCACAGACTTACGGGTGTTCGAGCTGAACTCAGATAGTGGGAAGTCTACACCCTCCAACAATGGCAAGAAAG GCTCCAGCACGGACATCAGTGAGGACTGGGAGAAGGACTTTGACCTGGACATGACTGAAGAGGAAGTGCAGATGGCACTTTCCAAAGTGGACGCCTCCGATGAG